In a genomic window of Leisingera caerulea DSM 24564:
- the moaB gene encoding molybdenum cofactor biosynthesis protein B: MSRIDENMDFIPVRIAVLTVSDTRKLEDDRSGQVLVDRLGEAGHVLAARKILPDERAEIAEQLRAWVADPEVDVVVSTGGTGLTGRDVTVEAHRDVYEKEIEAFGTVFTLVSMQKIGTSAVQSRATGGVAGGTYLFALPGSPGACKDGWDEILSKQLDYRHRPCNFVEIMPRLEEHLRRK, translated from the coding sequence ATGTCCCGGATTGACGAAAACATGGACTTCATCCCGGTCCGCATCGCGGTGCTGACGGTATCGGATACCCGCAAGCTGGAGGACGACCGCTCGGGCCAGGTGCTGGTGGACCGGCTGGGCGAGGCGGGCCACGTGCTGGCCGCCCGCAAAATCCTGCCGGATGAGCGGGCGGAGATTGCCGAGCAGCTGCGCGCCTGGGTGGCGGACCCGGAGGTGGATGTGGTGGTCTCGACCGGCGGCACCGGCCTGACGGGCCGGGACGTGACGGTGGAGGCGCACCGGGACGTCTATGAAAAGGAGATCGAGGCCTTCGGCACCGTCTTCACTCTGGTCTCAATGCAAAAGATCGGCACCAGCGCGGTGCAGTCGCGCGCCACTGGCGGGGTCGCGGGCGGCACCTATCTGTTTGCGCTGCCCGGCAGCCCCGGCGCCTGTAAGGACGGCTGGGATGAAATCCTGTCAAAACAGCTCGATTACCGCCACCGGCCCTGCAATTTCGTGGAAATCATGCCCAGATTGGAGGAACATCTGCGCCGGAAGTGA